One genomic window of Hydra vulgaris chromosome 03, alternate assembly HydraT2T_AEP includes the following:
- the LOC136078477 gene encoding tigger transposable element-derived protein 4-like: MVRNRIKKTNKVAIPSETMKVAVNKVLEGTQLNVVARQFNIDRMTLKRYCRKKRLNPNEAFKPNYNNRQVFTAEDEKSLSSYLLIASKMNYRLSTRSTRLLAYEFALKNNKICPSSWIKNKIAGIDWLQGFMKRQPELSLRTPEATSFARSTAFNKHTAREFFQNLKTVRNRDKYNPNCIYNVDETGLTTVQKPVKVLAGRGSKQVGRITSAERGTLVTACCASNAIGNSIPPLFIFPRIKFHDYMIKEGPPGCVGFANPSGWMNSEIFIEWIKHFVKYSNCSQESPVLLLLDSHESHISVKGLELAIQHGITMISFPPHCSHKLQPLDRTVFGPLKRFYNSACDNWMVSNPRPMTIYDIVSIVREPYTKAFSPSNIQTGFRVAGIEPFNSEIFKDDEYLPSSVTDRAAPDTVTITPVNNMESEMIPAHVNHIESEITIVNIETSILNKVSTSVASIISPEVLKPYPKASARKKNVKSRQLKTRILTDTPVRNEIRLSKEKKILKQTKNQQKVSTKDKKETKNYLLRNKKQCKPKAASQLDFHK, from the coding sequence ATGGTTagaaatagaattaaaaaaacaaataaagttgcTATACCAAGTGAAACAATGAAAGTAGctgttaataaagttttagaagGAACACAACTGAATGTTGTAGCACGTCAGTTTAACATAGATAGAATgactttaaaaagatattgtcgTAAAAAGAGGCTTAATCCAAATGAAGCTTTCAAGCCTAACTACAACAATAGACAAGTTTTTACAGCagaagatgaaaaaagtttatcaagttATTTACTAATTGCATCAAAAATGAACTATCGCCTTTCAACTAGGTCAACGCGATTATTGGCATAcgaatttgctttaaaaaacaataagataTGCCCATCATCAtggatcaaaaataaaattgcaggCATTGATTGGTTGCAAGGTTTTATGAAAAGACAACCAGAGTTGTCTCTACGAACACCTGAAGCAACGAGCTTCGCTCGATCAACAGCTTTTAACAAACACACTGCAAGagagttttttcaaaatcttaaaACGGTAAGAAATCGAGATAAATATAATCCTAACtgtatatataatgttgatgaaactggTTTAACAACCGTTCAAAAGCCGGTAAAGGTTTTAGCTGGTAGAGGAAGCAAACAAGTTGGAAGAATCACATCTGCAGAACGAGGAACATTGGTAACTGCATGTTGTGCCTCTAATGCTATTGGAAATTCCATTCctccattatttatttttcctagGATAAAGTTTCATGATTACATGATTAAGGAAGGACCTCCTGGATGTGTGGGATTTGCAAATCCTTCTGGTTGGATGAACTCAGAAATTTTCATAGAATGgattaaacattttgttaaatattcaaACTGTTCTCAGGAATCTCCAGTTTTGTTACTTCTCGACAGTCATGAAAGTCATATTTCTGTTAAAGGCTTGGAGCTTGCAATTCAACACGGAATTACAATGATAAGTTTTCCTCCCCATTGCAGCCATAAATTGCAGCCATTAGATAGAACTGTTTTTGGACCattgaaaaggttttacaaTTCTGCATGTGATAATTGGATGGTTTCAAACCCAAGACCAATGACCATTTATGATATTGTTTCAATAGTTCGAGAACCGTATACAAAAGCTTTCTCACCATCTAATATACAGACAGGATTTAGAGTAGCTGGCATTGAGCCATTCAATTCTGAAATTTTCAAAGATGACGAATATTTACCATCATCAGTTACAGATAGAGCTGCTCCAGATACAGTTACTATCACTCCTGTCAACAACATGGAATCTGAAATGATACCAGCACATGTTAATCACATAGAGTCTGAAATAACTATAGTAAATATTGaaacaagtattttaaacaaagtgtCAACAAGTGTTGCTTCTATAATCTCACCTGAGGTTTTAAAACCTTACCCAAAAGCATCtgccagaaaaaaaaatgttaaaagtaggCAGTTAAAAACAAGGATCTTGACTGATACTCCTGTCAGAAATGAAATTCGTTTgtcaaaagaaaagaaaattttgaagcaaaccaaaaatcaacaaaaagtcTCCACAAAAGATAAGAAAGAAACTAAGAATTACTTGCTtaggaataaaaaacaatgtaaaccAAAAGCTGCTTCACAACTTGACTTTCACAAATGA